The DNA segment GAGTCGTACATCGTTCATGATCATTGGATGCTCCCTGACAAATGCTTTAAAATCTTGAACACTTTGATGTAGTTCATGTGAGGACGCCATGTCTACCTCACCACCTTTTCGTTTATAGTACTATTCTAGAAGAATGCCTAGTCCATGGTTCGTCTTTTTCTGAAAAAAAGTATGTTTTTTTGTTACAATAAACAAGGTTATTATTTTCTCAGGAGGTTTTAGCATGGAACACCTTACAAATCAATCGATCCAGACTCAGTTTGAACAATATTTACTATCTGCATCTGAAGAAGATAAACACATTCTTTCGTCCATATTGACAAATTTACAACAAAAAAAGGACACCAGTGGGTCCTATTTGTCAGCTCTTATTAAGATGGAAGCAAAATCATTTGCGAACAAACAGCTTGAAATGACCATTCCGATTAGTCCAATCATACATAACTCTCTTGATATTGTGCATGGAGGCATTACTGCTACACTTGCTGATTCAGCGATGGGTACATTGGTACATAGATTGTTGCCAGAGCACCAAACAGCTGTTACAACAAACCTTTCCGTTCAATACATCCGTCCCGGCAAAGGAACACACTTATCGTGTACAGCTTCTGTTACCCATCAAGGTAAGCAATTATGTGTAACAGAAGCACGTGTTGTAGATGATCGAGGAAAGCTCGTAGCAACAGCAAATGGTACATTTATGGTTATTGCAAAATCAAAGTAAATTACTCAACCGGGGTCAAAAAATTCTGAGTGAAACTTCTCTGATAGACCCCTACCCCGAGTTCTGTAAATCCTTCGTGAAGAAGATTCACCCGATGCCCTTCACTGTTTAACCATCCCTCAACTGCAGCTGCACCATCAACATAGTTAAGTGCGATGTTTTCACCTGCTGTTCTAAATGGGACTTCCCCAGCGATAAAACGTGCATCAAGCTTCCCGTAGGTTGGTGAAATGTGGTCAAAATAATCGTTCTCTACCATATCAAGACTATGCTTATACGCGATATTTCGCACATCTTCGTTCCATGTGAATGATTCAAGTCCATGTTTATTTCTAATTCGGTTTGTTAAATCAAAAATTTGCTTTTC comes from the Alkalihalobacillus sp. FSL W8-0930 genome and includes:
- a CDS encoding PaaI family thioesterase, which translates into the protein MEHLTNQSIQTQFEQYLLSASEEDKHILSSILTNLQQKKDTSGSYLSALIKMEAKSFANKQLEMTIPISPIIHNSLDIVHGGITATLADSAMGTLVHRLLPEHQTAVTTNLSVQYIRPGKGTHLSCTASVTHQGKQLCVTEARVVDDRGKLVATANGTFMVIAKSK